In one Aquabacterium sp. OR-4 genomic region, the following are encoded:
- a CDS encoding protein kinase domain-containing protein yields MFFQLISDRNSLAVSQRIIGADGRAYTIQEQLGEGGNAIVCECAAEADGAIYAVKFLTNSRGASRKERFELEAALLEKLAALNHDHLIHFVTSGSCEGEVVDRFKKKHRIEVPFVIMERAACSLREYVRDSSELITPEIYAAQFRGLVSALELLHQHAIHRDIKPDNILVVGERWVISDLGLCAPLEKADGEDLTLQWQIPGPRFWMSPEANNRHVGLDDEINFASDVFQLAAVFWWVVNRRHPSGILIREDWAGLDSLYGPISTALQHSQSRRYATANQFGAAVVNAISL; encoded by the coding sequence ATGTTTTTTCAGCTCATATCGGATCGAAACAGCCTGGCGGTGTCGCAACGCATTATTGGCGCAGACGGCAGGGCTTACACCATTCAAGAGCAGTTGGGCGAAGGTGGGAATGCCATAGTTTGCGAGTGCGCAGCCGAGGCAGACGGCGCGATCTACGCCGTAAAATTTCTCACTAACTCACGAGGGGCGTCTCGCAAAGAGCGTTTTGAATTGGAGGCGGCCTTGCTTGAAAAGCTTGCCGCGCTGAATCACGATCACCTCATTCACTTTGTCACCAGTGGCTCATGCGAGGGCGAGGTGGTGGATCGGTTCAAAAAGAAGCATCGAATTGAGGTGCCTTTCGTGATCATGGAGCGCGCTGCTTGCTCGTTGAGGGAATATGTTCGAGACTCTTCCGAACTGATCACTCCTGAGATATATGCCGCTCAGTTTCGGGGGCTAGTGAGCGCGTTGGAGCTGCTGCATCAACACGCCATACATCGAGACATCAAGCCAGACAACATTTTGGTGGTCGGCGAGCGATGGGTGATCAGCGATCTGGGGTTGTGCGCACCGCTAGAGAAAGCCGACGGCGAAGACTTGACGCTTCAATGGCAAATACCAGGCCCGCGTTTCTGGATGTCGCCCGAGGCGAACAACAGGCACGTTGGACTTGACGATGAAATCAACTTCGCTTCCGACGTGTTCCAGTTGGCAGCGGTGTTCTGGTGGGTGGTCAACCGCAGGCACCCAAGCGGAATCCTCATTCGAGAGGATTGGGCTGGCCTGGACAGTTTGTATGGCCCGATCTCGACGGCCCTGCAGCACTCTCAGAGCCGCCGATACGCTACGGCAAATCAGTTCGGAGCGGCGGTGGTCAACGCAATCAGCTTGTAG
- a CDS encoding ATP-binding protein, whose amino-acid sequence MTDDEGQLLSDFVRISRHYQRSIRVDADLGRLDALAGYICHSTATSILENMARQVTETNQRSFTWTGPFGGGKSSLAVAIASALHPDKNLRAQARNALKLGSMPAFDKAFPVRKGWLVVPVVGKRGSVIAELNAALRKAKGKGTDNRKVSPTNLINELVQTAEDRSQDGVLVILDEMGKFLEASALGHGDDVYFFQELAEAAARAHGKLVVVGVLHQSFAQYGARLGTDTRDEWAKVQGRYIDLPFVAASDEVVELIGRAIEAERRPDWMLDASSTIAESIRSRRPAVGAKFAEALATCWPLHPAMAALLGPISKRQFGQNERSTFGFLASVEPHGFHSYLQATPIKSATWYRPDNYWDYLRSNLEPAILASPDGHRWSQAVEAIERTEAKTGNAFLVELIKNIAVIDLFRNGSGLAADTAVLGAIFYKRPIAEIEKGLEELARMRVALFKKHIGAWSVFEGSDFDIDAAIAKTLAASPGVDYNHLAQLMGLHPVVAKRHYHETGTMRWMNLSLSKLDEAERLAEKYKPSKGEFGLFALALPGRGVGIKSAHRRADDASRLAPWPVLVGIPRNHARIEELGAELVALEAVKDRHELQGDAVARREVHARLAAVKANLEEQLQAAVTNSQWFDGSEDSIEAGARLSPIASNLADDLYGSSPLVWSELVNRDSVSSNSVKARRDLLHRMLSHEGAEHLGIEGFPAERGLYETLLRSTGLHREVNEGQWRFVPPDPKGEMRFADIWQATRDMFVDSSSRVKASDILERWSAPPFGVKAGIQPVILAAFLLAHQSNVAVYKEGMFIPRLTDADIDEYLQDPARFSLRWVVIDEEKTRILGGIANILAEVGHASEARDPLEAARGLVALVFNLPVWAQRTHQLSDSARAIRDTLLKASDPHKVLFVDLVALLDTSDGDAYVEALRGPIAELAGAYEAMLRSVDAAMLEALDAPPDKLDRLRARAEAVAGITGDLRQDSFATRLAKHDGSTVSIEGILSLAANKPPRDWTDRDIDAATLEISKVALRFRQAEAFVSVKGRKPNSEAFAVIIGAGTGAKMISRSFDITDRHRQAVESKADEIAAQLKKQGLGTDVLLAILAKAGMRLTADEEGNHG is encoded by the coding sequence ATGACTGACGACGAAGGCCAATTGCTCTCGGACTTCGTCCGCATATCTCGCCACTACCAACGCTCGATCCGCGTGGACGCAGATTTGGGGCGGCTCGACGCTTTGGCGGGATACATCTGCCACTCCACGGCCACCTCCATTTTGGAGAACATGGCCAGGCAAGTGACGGAGACCAATCAACGGTCGTTTACCTGGACTGGACCGTTCGGCGGTGGCAAATCGTCGCTGGCTGTGGCCATCGCGAGCGCGCTGCATCCCGACAAGAATCTTCGCGCCCAGGCCCGCAACGCCCTCAAGCTCGGCTCAATGCCCGCGTTCGACAAGGCGTTCCCGGTCCGTAAGGGCTGGCTAGTCGTTCCTGTGGTGGGCAAGCGTGGCAGCGTCATTGCCGAGCTCAATGCCGCGCTCCGCAAAGCCAAGGGCAAAGGCACCGACAACCGCAAGGTGTCGCCGACCAACTTGATCAACGAGCTGGTCCAAACCGCCGAAGATCGCTCGCAAGACGGCGTGCTGGTCATCCTCGACGAAATGGGCAAGTTCCTCGAAGCCTCGGCGCTGGGCCATGGCGACGATGTCTATTTCTTCCAAGAGCTCGCAGAGGCTGCCGCCCGCGCGCATGGCAAGCTGGTGGTAGTCGGCGTGCTGCATCAATCGTTCGCCCAATACGGCGCGCGGCTAGGCACGGACACCCGCGACGAGTGGGCCAAGGTTCAAGGCCGCTACATTGACTTGCCCTTTGTCGCCGCGAGCGACGAGGTCGTGGAGCTCATTGGCCGCGCCATCGAGGCTGAGCGGCGCCCTGATTGGATGCTCGACGCGTCGAGTACCATCGCCGAATCCATCCGGTCGCGCCGCCCTGCCGTGGGCGCGAAATTCGCCGAAGCGCTGGCCACTTGCTGGCCCCTGCATCCGGCCATGGCCGCGCTGCTCGGTCCGATCTCCAAGCGACAGTTCGGCCAGAACGAGCGAAGCACGTTCGGCTTTCTGGCGTCAGTCGAGCCGCATGGATTCCATTCGTATCTCCAAGCGACCCCGATCAAGTCCGCGACCTGGTATCGGCCGGACAACTATTGGGACTACCTGCGCTCGAACCTCGAGCCCGCGATCCTCGCCTCTCCCGACGGACATCGCTGGTCGCAAGCGGTTGAGGCCATTGAGCGCACCGAAGCCAAGACAGGCAACGCGTTTTTGGTCGAGCTGATCAAGAACATCGCCGTCATCGACTTGTTCCGCAATGGCTCTGGTCTGGCTGCCGACACGGCGGTCCTGGGCGCGATCTTCTACAAGCGGCCCATCGCGGAAATCGAGAAGGGGCTCGAAGAGCTCGCGCGCATGCGCGTGGCTCTCTTCAAGAAGCACATTGGCGCCTGGTCTGTTTTCGAGGGCAGCGACTTCGACATTGACGCGGCCATCGCCAAGACCCTGGCCGCCTCGCCTGGCGTTGACTACAACCACCTCGCCCAACTGATGGGCTTGCATCCGGTCGTGGCCAAGCGCCACTATCACGAGACCGGCACCATGCGCTGGATGAATCTCTCGCTGAGCAAGCTCGACGAAGCCGAGCGCCTGGCAGAGAAGTACAAGCCATCGAAGGGCGAGTTTGGGCTCTTCGCCCTCGCCCTCCCCGGCCGAGGCGTGGGCATCAAGTCGGCCCATCGCCGGGCCGACGACGCCTCGCGGCTAGCTCCCTGGCCGGTGCTGGTTGGCATCCCGCGTAACCACGCCCGCATCGAGGAGCTCGGTGCCGAGTTGGTGGCTCTCGAAGCCGTAAAGGACCGACACGAGCTGCAAGGCGACGCCGTCGCGCGGCGCGAAGTCCATGCACGCCTGGCAGCGGTCAAGGCCAACCTTGAAGAGCAGCTTCAAGCCGCCGTGACCAACTCGCAGTGGTTCGATGGCAGCGAAGATTCCATTGAGGCCGGCGCGCGCCTCTCTCCCATCGCATCCAACCTCGCCGACGATCTCTATGGAAGCTCGCCGCTAGTGTGGAGCGAATTGGTCAATCGCGACAGCGTGTCGAGCAATAGCGTCAAGGCGCGCCGCGACCTGCTGCACCGTATGCTGTCCCACGAAGGTGCTGAGCACCTGGGCATCGAGGGATTCCCCGCCGAGCGAGGCCTCTACGAGACGCTTCTGCGCAGCACTGGCCTTCACCGCGAAGTCAACGAAGGCCAGTGGCGCTTTGTGCCGCCCGATCCCAAGGGCGAGATGCGATTCGCAGACATCTGGCAAGCGACTCGCGACATGTTCGTGGACTCGTCTTCTCGGGTGAAAGCCTCCGACATCCTTGAACGCTGGTCAGCCCCGCCCTTTGGCGTGAAAGCAGGCATTCAGCCGGTCATCCTCGCGGCATTCCTTTTGGCCCATCAATCGAATGTGGCCGTCTACAAGGAAGGAATGTTCATCCCGCGCCTGACTGACGCGGACATCGACGAATATCTACAAGACCCTGCCCGCTTCTCGCTGCGCTGGGTAGTCATCGACGAAGAGAAGACTCGCATTCTGGGCGGCATCGCCAACATCCTGGCCGAGGTCGGACACGCCTCCGAGGCGCGCGACCCGCTGGAAGCTGCGCGCGGGCTCGTGGCCCTGGTCTTCAACCTCCCAGTCTGGGCGCAGCGCACCCATCAACTCAGCGATAGCGCTCGAGCCATTCGAGACACGCTACTTAAAGCAAGCGACCCCCACAAGGTCTTGTTTGTCGATCTGGTGGCGTTGCTGGATACCAGCGATGGTGACGCCTATGTGGAGGCATTGCGCGGCCCCATTGCCGAGTTGGCAGGGGCTTATGAGGCGATGCTGCGAAGCGTGGACGCGGCCATGCTCGAGGCCCTCGACGCTCCGCCGGACAAGCTTGACCGTCTGCGCGCTCGCGCTGAAGCCGTCGCCGGCATTACGGGCGACCTCCGCCAAGACTCGTTCGCGACCCGCCTGGCCAAACACGACGGCAGCACGGTCAGCATTGAGGGCATCCTGAGCTTGGCGGCCAACAAGCCGCCGCGCGACTGGACCGACCGAGACATCGACGCGGCGACGCTCGAGATCTCCAAGGTTGCGTTGCGGTTCAGGCAGGCTGAGGCCTTTGTCTCCGTCAAGGGCCGCAAGCCCAACAGCGAGGCTTTCGCCGTCATCATCGGCGCGGGGACCGGGGCGAAGATGATTTCGCGCTCGTTTGACATCACTGACCGGCACCGCCAGGCCGTGGAGTCAAAGGCCGACGAAATCGCCGCCCAATTGAAGAAGCAAGGTTTGGGGACTGATGTCCTGTTGGCGATTCTCGCCAAGGCGGGCATGAGGTTGACGGCCGATGAGGAGGGAAACCATGGCTGA
- a CDS encoding DUF262 domain-containing protein: MKSWNSSPHPISDIRDWKQLERLEIKPDFQRLEVWSDAAKVMLMDTILRGIPMPKIFVSSVIKNDQVHRTVIDGQQRISAILAFMADKFSLEKPYTGEFKGLYFSQLPEGVRSAFLQYRIDFNEAMEFSEEELRETYSRLNKYSVALTKQELRRADYPGAFLKMAEELANHDYLDNARIFTVANRRRLADVEYVSELLAALIAGPQDKRDALDSFYLQYSAWDDEDRKGVETRFLNVVADMAAIFSGNFSIDKTRFRQKADFYSMLLAIDELRTAGGVLEGADLSPLREDLRCLDHVIAPESDVRDCRDYAIKCVSQANSQSSRRWRVGFLRSFLAGTYLRKPPTGDAAVLFYRMLTDHGDPMCPPPTYGCDSCGEDIPTNEIEVVGWRKDSSVFQMDNAIHLHQKCIDAERWIILSDDGAKADLTFSADKQLPLV, encoded by the coding sequence ATGAAAAGCTGGAATTCAAGCCCTCATCCTATTTCTGACATTCGCGATTGGAAGCAGTTGGAGCGGCTGGAGATAAAGCCTGACTTCCAACGGCTCGAAGTGTGGAGTGACGCGGCAAAAGTGATGTTGATGGACACCATCTTGCGCGGCATTCCGATGCCGAAGATATTTGTCTCTTCAGTAATCAAGAATGATCAAGTGCATAGGACGGTTATTGACGGGCAGCAACGCATCAGCGCAATTCTTGCCTTCATGGCTGACAAGTTCTCGCTTGAAAAGCCATATACCGGTGAGTTCAAAGGCCTGTATTTTTCGCAGTTGCCTGAGGGCGTTCGGAGTGCTTTTCTTCAGTATCGGATCGACTTCAATGAGGCGATGGAGTTCTCGGAAGAGGAGCTGAGGGAGACTTACTCCCGGTTAAATAAGTATTCGGTGGCCTTGACCAAGCAAGAGTTGCGTAGAGCAGACTATCCCGGCGCATTCTTGAAGATGGCAGAGGAGCTTGCCAATCACGACTACTTGGACAACGCTCGAATCTTCACGGTCGCCAACCGCAGGCGCCTCGCAGATGTCGAATACGTTTCCGAGTTGCTGGCGGCGTTGATTGCGGGTCCGCAGGACAAGCGCGATGCCCTTGATTCTTTTTACTTGCAGTATTCAGCTTGGGATGATGAGGATCGGAAGGGTGTCGAAACTCGATTCTTGAATGTCGTTGCAGACATGGCGGCGATATTTTCTGGAAACTTTTCAATTGACAAAACGCGTTTCCGTCAGAAGGCCGACTTCTATTCGATGCTCTTGGCCATTGACGAACTGCGCACTGCCGGAGGAGTTCTTGAAGGAGCGGATTTGTCTCCGCTGCGCGAAGACCTGAGATGTTTGGATCATGTCATCGCGCCGGAATCTGACGTTCGGGACTGTCGCGACTACGCCATCAAGTGTGTGTCTCAGGCCAATTCGCAGTCCAGTCGCCGATGGAGAGTCGGCTTCTTGCGAAGCTTTTTGGCTGGGACCTACTTGAGAAAGCCCCCGACAGGGGACGCGGCCGTCCTGTTCTATCGGATGTTGACTGATCACGGCGACCCTATGTGCCCGCCTCCGACTTACGGTTGCGACAGTTGCGGGGAGGACATTCCCACCAATGAAATTGAAGTTGTGGGGTGGAGAAAGGATTCGAGCGTATTTCAGATGGACAACGCCATTCATTTGCATCAAAAGTGCATTGACGCTGAGAGATGGATCATCTTGTCTGACGACGGAGCGAAGGCAGACCTCACTTTTTCCGCCGACAAGCAATTGCCATTGGTTTGA
- a CDS encoding DUF4007 family protein → MKTTAKSRTSIHFSGHETFPLRQMWLKKAFDQAVEGGRVPKAAFADENAIASFGVGKNMVASIRHWAMACDVLRDSGEDPQSFEISPVASEILRDGGLDPYAENPTTAWHAHWWLAGKGNRATTWRWLFNHVTAPTFTRQELEAPLEDFARKLDPKRRLSASTLSRDLETCLRSYAPRFAGGSPEDFAEPLLGELGLLQEVHKGQYAFRRGPKATLHDGLFAYALLDYWDSAAEGVSSMAFEAIVYGEGSPGRVFKLDEDSVAERLMGLADLTEGFLAWTDTAGMRQVHKKAGDSEEMRREMIRRAYD, encoded by the coding sequence ATGAAAACAACAGCAAAATCGAGGACTTCCATCCATTTTTCGGGGCACGAAACATTTCCGCTCCGTCAAATGTGGCTGAAGAAGGCCTTCGACCAAGCGGTTGAAGGCGGGCGCGTACCCAAAGCTGCGTTCGCAGATGAGAACGCCATCGCGTCGTTCGGTGTAGGCAAGAACATGGTTGCATCCATTCGCCATTGGGCGATGGCCTGCGACGTGCTTCGCGACTCTGGCGAGGACCCCCAATCGTTCGAGATTTCGCCCGTCGCAAGCGAAATTCTTCGAGATGGGGGCTTGGACCCCTACGCTGAGAACCCCACAACAGCTTGGCATGCGCATTGGTGGCTTGCCGGCAAAGGCAACCGCGCCACAACGTGGCGGTGGCTCTTCAACCATGTGACGGCGCCGACCTTCACGCGCCAAGAGCTTGAAGCACCCCTCGAAGATTTCGCGCGCAAGCTCGACCCCAAGCGACGCCTCTCGGCCTCCACGTTGTCGCGCGATTTGGAGACCTGCCTTCGCAGCTATGCCCCACGCTTTGCCGGCGGCTCGCCTGAAGACTTCGCCGAACCGCTGCTCGGCGAGCTCGGCCTGCTCCAAGAGGTCCACAAAGGCCAATACGCCTTCCGCCGAGGCCCCAAGGCCACGCTGCACGATGGCCTGTTCGCCTATGCGTTGCTCGACTATTGGGACAGCGCGGCCGAAGGCGTCAGCTCCATGGCGTTTGAAGCCATTGTCTATGGCGAAGGCTCGCCGGGCCGCGTGTTCAAGCTTGACGAGGACTCGGTGGCGGAGCGCCTCATGGGCCTTGCCGACCTCACCGAAGGCTTCTTGGCGTGGACAGACACAGCAGGCATGCGCCAAGTTCATAAGAAAGCCGGCGACTCCGAAGAGATGCGCCGAGAAATGATTCGAAGAGCCTATGACTGA
- a CDS encoding tyrosine-type recombinase/integrase: protein MASVTPRGDKFLAQVRIKQGGVLIFSESRVFDTRPQAVSWGDRLEAKVKAEGPAKHASSKMTVGDLVRKHLDAQLVVRPLLGRSTIHNHHKIAAEFDKVMVRDLKPKHLIDYAIRRKTEDGVTPATIKSDLSPVSAAFGVARIAYLVDADPAVIQEAMHYLDKQGLVGKSREVVRWVDGEEEEALLAEFARRNAHHQTTIDMAQLYKFALAFPRRLSELGRLEWKDIDPKRRTIILRQVKHPTKKEDNDQVVPLLTPAWSLLEEIPKLDARIFPYNMESASSAFERARDRIAETGLPRIKDLRFHDLRHTGISMLFWYGFKIEEVALVSGHTNWNTLRRYTHIRPEDLHRRFEALKPAG, encoded by the coding sequence ATGGCGTCAGTCACACCACGCGGCGACAAATTCCTCGCACAGGTTCGCATCAAGCAGGGCGGCGTCCTGATTTTCTCAGAGTCGAGGGTCTTCGACACCCGGCCTCAGGCCGTGTCCTGGGGCGATCGCCTGGAGGCGAAGGTCAAGGCGGAGGGGCCGGCCAAGCACGCCTCCAGCAAGATGACTGTCGGAGATCTCGTCCGCAAGCACCTCGATGCGCAGCTGGTAGTGCGCCCTCTCCTGGGTCGCTCGACGATCCACAACCACCACAAGATCGCGGCTGAGTTTGACAAGGTCATGGTGCGCGACCTCAAGCCCAAGCACCTGATTGACTACGCAATCCGACGGAAAACCGAGGACGGCGTTACACCCGCCACGATCAAGTCCGACCTCTCCCCAGTGTCAGCCGCGTTCGGCGTCGCCCGCATCGCTTACCTCGTGGACGCCGATCCTGCGGTCATTCAAGAGGCCATGCACTACCTCGACAAGCAGGGCCTGGTTGGCAAATCGCGCGAGGTCGTCCGCTGGGTGGACGGAGAGGAAGAAGAAGCACTGCTGGCCGAGTTTGCACGGCGCAACGCGCACCATCAGACAACGATCGACATGGCGCAGCTCTACAAGTTTGCGCTGGCCTTCCCAAGGCGGCTGAGCGAGCTGGGGCGCCTGGAGTGGAAGGACATCGACCCCAAGCGCCGAACGATCATCCTGCGCCAGGTGAAGCACCCCACCAAAAAGGAAGACAACGACCAGGTGGTGCCCCTTCTCACGCCGGCCTGGAGCTTGCTGGAAGAAATCCCGAAGCTGGACGCCCGCATTTTTCCGTACAACATGGAGTCCGCATCGTCCGCGTTCGAGCGCGCACGTGATCGCATCGCGGAAACGGGGCTGCCCAGAATCAAGGACCTGCGGTTCCACGACCTGCGCCACACCGGCATCTCGATGCTGTTCTGGTACGGCTTCAAGATCGAGGAAGTTGCCCTGGTGTCCGGGCACACAAACTGGAACACCCTGCGCCGGTACACGCACATCCGGCCGGAAGATCTGCACCGCCGGTTCGAGGCGCTGAAGCCGGCGGGGTGA
- the dusA gene encoding tRNA dihydrouridine(20/20a) synthase DusA encodes MNSEQNQQLTDNLSPWRVCVAPMLDWTDRHCRYFHRLITRRTRLYTEMVTTGALLHGDQHRHLDFNAEEHPLALQLGGSEPADLAACARLAQQWGYDEVNLNCGCPSERVQRGAFGACLMAEPALVRDGVKAMNDALGGALPVTVKHRIGVDRIESYDFVRDFIGTVAEGGCQVFIVHARNAWLQGLSPKENREVPPLRYDLVHALKREFPQLTIAINGGLAHEAQIAEQLDAGGAALDGVMVGREAYHNPAAMAGWDARFFGDGTRLQADDAWRLDIEQAMVAYMARRQAGHGTPWSHIARHMLGLWNGQPGARRWRQVWSDHRLKGEPAAEVARQALQARVG; translated from the coding sequence ATGAATTCAGAACAAAATCAACAACTTACCGATAATTTATCGCCTTGGCGGGTCTGCGTTGCGCCGATGCTGGACTGGACCGACCGCCACTGCCGCTACTTCCACCGGCTGATCACGCGCCGCACCCGGCTGTACACCGAGATGGTGACCACCGGCGCGCTGCTGCACGGCGACCAGCACCGCCACCTCGACTTCAACGCCGAGGAGCATCCGCTGGCGCTGCAGCTGGGCGGCAGCGAGCCGGCCGATCTGGCCGCCTGCGCCCGCCTGGCGCAGCAGTGGGGCTATGACGAGGTCAACCTGAACTGCGGCTGCCCCAGTGAACGGGTGCAGCGCGGCGCTTTTGGTGCCTGCCTGATGGCTGAGCCGGCCCTGGTGCGCGATGGCGTGAAGGCCATGAATGACGCGCTGGGCGGCGCGCTGCCGGTGACGGTGAAGCACCGCATCGGCGTGGACCGCATCGAAAGCTACGACTTCGTGCGCGACTTCATCGGCACCGTGGCCGAAGGCGGCTGCCAGGTGTTCATCGTGCATGCGCGCAACGCCTGGCTGCAGGGCCTTTCGCCGAAAGAGAACCGCGAGGTGCCGCCGCTGCGCTACGACCTGGTGCACGCGCTCAAGCGCGAGTTTCCGCAGCTCACCATCGCCATCAACGGCGGCCTGGCGCACGAGGCGCAGATCGCCGAGCAGCTGGACGCTGGCGGCGCCGCACTCGACGGCGTGATGGTCGGCCGCGAGGCCTATCACAACCCCGCCGCGATGGCCGGCTGGGACGCGCGCTTCTTTGGCGACGGCACGCGGCTGCAGGCCGACGACGCGTGGCGCCTGGACATCGAGCAGGCCATGGTGGCCTACATGGCGCGCCGCCAGGCCGGGCACGGCACGCCCTGGAGCCACATCGCCCGCCACATGCTGGGCCTGTGGAACGGCCAGCCCGGCGCCCGGCGCTGGCGCCAGGTGTGGAGCGACCACCGCCTGAAGGGCGAGCCGGCCGCCGAGGTGGCGCGCCAGGCGCTGCAGGCCCGGGTGGGCTGA
- a CDS encoding phosphoadenosine phosphosulfate reductase domain-containing protein encodes MAERHVLGISGGKDSAALAVHMRQAHPELNIEYFFTDTGEELPEVYEFLGRLEGYLGKPIERLNPRRDFDFWLREYNHFLPSPQTRWCTRKLKLTPFEQWVKPMMASGDKVTTYVAIRADEDYREGYSSKQDGLSVCLPFRTAGIDKAGVMDILESSGVGYPKYYEWRSRSGCTFCFFQQKIEWVRLKERHPDKFEEAKALEKDALEHGSPFTWSSGESLSELEQPERVAQIVADFEKRRARARAVIPINPLRPVRSCPEDIDDVYGEDEGNGSCVICHK; translated from the coding sequence ATGGCTGAGCGCCACGTTCTCGGAATCTCGGGAGGCAAGGACAGCGCCGCCCTGGCCGTTCACATGCGGCAAGCCCATCCCGAGCTCAACATCGAATACTTCTTCACCGACACGGGCGAAGAGCTGCCTGAGGTGTATGAGTTCCTGGGCCGCCTCGAGGGCTACCTCGGCAAGCCCATCGAGCGACTCAACCCCCGCCGCGATTTCGATTTCTGGCTGCGCGAATACAACCACTTCTTGCCTTCGCCGCAGACGCGCTGGTGCACCCGCAAGCTCAAGCTGACGCCCTTCGAACAATGGGTCAAACCCATGATGGCCTCGGGCGACAAAGTCACAACCTATGTGGCCATCCGAGCCGACGAGGACTATCGCGAGGGCTACTCGTCCAAGCAAGACGGCTTGAGCGTATGCCTGCCCTTCCGCACGGCCGGCATCGACAAGGCCGGCGTGATGGACATCCTTGAATCGTCGGGGGTGGGCTACCCGAAGTATTACGAGTGGCGCTCGCGAAGCGGCTGCACGTTCTGCTTCTTCCAGCAGAAGATCGAGTGGGTGCGCCTCAAAGAGCGCCATCCCGACAAGTTCGAAGAGGCCAAGGCATTGGAAAAAGATGCCTTGGAGCACGGCTCCCCGTTCACCTGGTCATCAGGCGAGTCGCTTTCCGAGTTGGAGCAGCCTGAGCGCGTCGCCCAAATCGTTGCCGATTTTGAGAAGCGCAGGGCGCGCGCGCGCGCGGTAATCCCGATCAACCCGCTTCGCCCAGTTCGCTCTTGCCCCGAGGACATCGACGATGTCTATGGTGAGGATGAAGGCAACGGCTCCTGCGTGATTTGCCACAAATAG
- a CDS encoding S-methyl-5'-thioadenosine phosphorylase: MTHPTAQIGILGGSGLYDLPGLTDTAWISVETPWGAPSDQVFTGTLPTAGGGVRLAFLPRHGRGHRLTPSQVPYRANIAALKMLGCTDVLSLSAVGSLRADLPPGHFVIVDQFLDRTVGRAASFFETGLVAHVSLAHPTCSRLGDHLQAALGAIGVPHVRGGTYIAIEGPQFSTLAESRLYRSWNADVIGMTNLPEARLAREAELCYASVSMVTDFDCWHPAHEHVTVEAVIGALTANAGHARQLVLQGAPALAADGHGPGCVCRRALDFALITAPAARDPAVVAKLRAVAGRVL; this comes from the coding sequence ATGACCCATCCCACAGCCCAGATCGGCATTCTTGGCGGCAGCGGCCTGTACGACCTGCCGGGCCTCACCGACACCGCCTGGATCAGCGTCGAGACCCCCTGGGGCGCGCCCAGCGACCAGGTCTTCACCGGCACGCTGCCCACTGCCGGTGGCGGCGTGCGCCTGGCCTTTCTGCCCCGCCATGGCCGCGGCCATCGGCTCACGCCCAGCCAGGTGCCGTACCGCGCCAACATCGCGGCGCTCAAGATGCTGGGCTGCACCGATGTGCTGTCGCTCAGCGCGGTGGGCAGCCTGCGCGCCGATCTTCCGCCAGGGCATTTCGTCATCGTCGACCAGTTCCTCGACCGCACGGTGGGCCGCGCGGCCAGCTTCTTCGAGACCGGCCTGGTGGCGCATGTGTCGCTGGCCCACCCCACCTGCAGCCGCTTGGGCGATCACCTGCAGGCCGCGCTCGGCGCCATCGGGGTGCCGCATGTGCGTGGCGGCACCTACATCGCCATCGAAGGGCCGCAGTTCAGCACCCTGGCCGAAAGCCGGCTCTACCGCAGCTGGAACGCCGACGTGATCGGCATGACCAACCTGCCCGAGGCGCGCCTGGCCCGCGAGGCCGAGCTCTGCTACGCCAGCGTGAGCATGGTGACCGACTTCGACTGCTGGCACCCCGCGCACGAGCATGTGACGGTCGAGGCCGTGATCGGCGCGCTCACCGCCAATGCCGGCCATGCCCGCCAGCTGGTGCTGCAGGGCGCGCCGGCCCTGGCCGCCGATGGCCACGGCCCCGGCTGTGTCTGCCGCCGTGCGCTCGACTTTGCGCTGATCACCGCACCCGCCGCGCGAGATCCCGCCGTGGTGGCCAAGCTGCGCGCTGTTGCCGGGAGGGTGCTGTGA